One genomic region from Drosophila busckii strain San Diego stock center, stock number 13000-0081.31 chromosome 3R, ASM1175060v1, whole genome shotgun sequence encodes:
- the LOC108602342 gene encoding protein dispatched: MLCFDSEKMNWYYHVLARRPYLVFVSIAVCCVACTIVGLITNDLPDFSDPTLGFETRGTELGKRLTAWHNLEQETDGNGQLFSNPLDLLQKLKIERTRGLPRQPHPNHHRRKGQGRKHKNNKRRKEHKKPDQTDVAHIINLNRRLKATRRPLSDKWLGDSGVFRDFEVTNDSNPSLLKPTQHSEPIEYGRNTTSVDEDEHSERVQTKKSTWRMLKQAKLPNNDLYASKDGPQSIEGYFCNSSPHRGYSHFVVQRIGPNATDSLFDLNGMLAMCQLQEQISSVDSYEAFCERELLTSNCCRAWSLPNYAALLANKSSCFDLTTEDVRLLQSLLLTCYDYFHYLKLDNNCNEHNRCYAPKECTQNNLVYNVLNFLSDMSFMKPNDTTVYLKYAMIFVPIAQSNRILHLYHEWEAIDLSNELVEVIAMELGLENELFSELLLTDVWLVSFGGLFVMACVWLYTGSAFITLMSCLAICFSLGLAYFVYTMVFEFAFFPYMNLLAVVVIIGIGADDVFLFLKIWQCVLAERFSKTSTLNTQSTLPTALEHSEHTETLENLMALTMRHAAASMFVTSVTTAGAFFASYSSSITAIKCFGIFAGTVVVTNYLLMITWLPASVSIMERLFASRIACQQQLTQKLLRSWKKSIDRFCVMFEQCITNSIMNYAYLWLIIFAMLGAASAIIVLWYPGLQLPQQPHFQLFVSHHPFEIYTKLKHQFWFAKPMQDMENLNMTMRFVWGVQAVDDGDYTNPNSYGNLHYDNNFNISSKRAQVWLRNFCRDMQQQPFYQPTFVFLEPICFIDNFIRFMDRRCIDDMDETREDRTPCCDAQFPYEPHIFEQCLPQCISDDLSRSRFYQQSKAGPKFAAALNPQADEYVDSGSNESFSSSQQLLVKALILEFDSNVGYSTIYSNIKLFYESVESWFQQKLSTAPLELRGGWFISDLKFYNLQDTLSHDTIVAIVLAMAASLIVLLCFTLNLIISIYAVITVSLTIFNTVAVLILLGWQLNILESIAVSTAIGLAVDFSLHYGIHYRLSHAKERVAATQFVLSRIIGPTVMAAATTGFAGGIMMASNILPYIQIGIFLVVVMVTSWLYATFFLMSMLKVGGPQYGFMQLGFPKLRKRCTAKPSKFYERKPSQIIASEQLLTPTSSAIVEMVNSETHELASLNSNSQIRTISGTESGHGLASLPTDIEHSFQTVNH, encoded by the exons ATGTTGTGCTTCGATTCGGAGAAAATGAACTGGTATTACCATGTGCTGGCACGGCGACCATACCTGGTTTTTGTATccattgctgtttgttgcgTGGCCTGCACAATAGTGGGGCTCATTACGAATGACCTCCCTGACTTCAGTGATCCTACCTTG gGTTTTGAAACGCGAGGTACTGAATTAGGCAAACGTCTCACTGCTTGGCATAATCTGGAGCAAGAGACTGATGGAAACGGTCAGTTATTCTCAAATCCGTTGGATTTGTTGCAAAAGCTCAAGATTGAAAGAACGCGCGGTTTGCCCCGTCAACCACATCCGAACCATCACCGCCGCAAAGGTCAGGGTcgcaagcataaaaacaataagcgcCGCAAGGAGCACAAGAAACCAGATCAAACAGATGTGGCGCATATAATAAACTTGAATAGACGGTTGAAAGCAACTAGGCGACCGCTAAGCGACAAGTGGCTTGGTGACAGCGGCGTATTTCGTGACTTCGAAGTCACCAATGACAGCAATCCCTCTTTGCTGAAGCCTACACAACACAGCGAGCCCATTGAGTATGGACGCAACACTACATCTGTGGACGAGGATGAGCATAGCGAGCGCGTACAAACCAAGAAGAGCACTTGGCGCATGCTAAAGCAAGCCAAATTACCCAACAATGACTTGTACGCATCAAAAGATGGACCACAATCCATCGAAGGCTACTTCTGTAACTCCTCACCCCACCGCGGATACTCGCACTTTGTTGTCCAACGCATTGGACCTAATGCCACAGACTCACTATTTGATTTGAATGGCATGTTGGCCATGTGCCAACTGCAAGAACAAATAAGTTCAGTGGATAGCTACGAAGCATTTTGTGAGCGAGAACTGCTTACGTCCAACTGCTGCCGTGCCTGGTCTCTGCCCAACTATGCCGCACTCTTGGCGAACAAAAGTTCCTGTTTCGATTTGACCACCGAAGATGTGAGACTGCTGCAGTCATTGCTGCTGACATGCTACGACTACTTTCACTATCTAAAGCTAGACAACAATTGTAATGAACACAACCGCTGTTATGCACCAAAGGAATgtacacaaaataatttagtcTACAATGTGCTCAATTTTCTGAGCGACATGAGCTTCATGAAACCAAAT GATACAACTGTTTATTTGAAGTATGCTATGATCTTTGTGCCCATTGCGCAATCCAATCGCATATTGCATCTATATCACGAATGGGAAGCAAT TGATCTCAGTAACGAGCTGGTGGAAGTGATTGCTATGGAGTTGGGTCTAGAGAATGAGCTTTTCAGTGAATTATTGCTCACAGATGTTTGGCTGGTTTCCTTCGGCGGCCTGTTTGTCATGGCTTGCGTTTGGTTATACACAGGATCTGCCTTTATAACACTAATGTCCTGCTTAGCCATTTGTTTCTCGCTGGGATTAGCATACTTTGTCTACACCATGgtttttgaatttgctttcTTCCCCTATATGAATCTGCTTGCTGTGGTGGTGATCATCGGCATTGGAGCTGACGATGTGTTTCTCTTCTTGAAAATTTGGCAATGTGTACTGGCTGAACGCTTTAGTAAAACAAGCACATTGAATACGCAATCAACGCTGCCAACGGCTTTGGAGCACAGCGAGCATACGGAAACTTTGGAGAATCTAATGGCGCTCACCATGCGGCATGCAGCAGCGTCTATGTTTGTCACCTCAGTTACTACGGCAGGTGCCTTCTTTGCCTCCTACAGCAGCTCCATAACGGCCATCAAATGCTTTGG aaTCTTTGCGGGCACAGTTGTTGTAACCAACTATTTGCTTATGATCACCTGGCTGCCTGCATCAGTTTCAATCATGGAGCGCCTCTTTGCCAGCCGCATTgcttgccagcagcaactgacGCAGAAATTGCTACGCTCCTGGAAAAAGTCAATTGATCGCTTTTGCGTAATGTTTGAGCAATGCATTACCAACAGCATTATGAACTATGCATATTTGtggttaattatttttgctatgcTTGGCGCAGCTAGCGCAATTATTGTGCTTTGGTATCCAGGTCTGCAAttgccacagcagccacaCTTTCAACTATTTGTCTCGCATCATCCGTTTGAGATTTATACTAAGTTGAAGCATCAATTTTGGTTTGCCAAGCCGATGCAGGATATGGAGAATCTGAATATGACCATGCGATTTGTTTGGGGCGTGCAAGCTGTGGACGATGGCGACTATACGAATCCGAATTCTTACGGCAATCTGCACTAcgacaataattttaatatatcaaGCAAGCGAGCACAAGTGTGGCTCAGAAACTTTTGCCGggacatgcaacagcagccattTTATCAGCCGACCTTTGTGTTTCTGGAACCCATCTGCTTCATTGACAACTTTATAAGATTTATGGATCGCAG ATGCATCGACGACATGGACGAAACGCGCGAAGATCGGACGCCCTGCTGTGATGCACAATTTCCTTATGAGCCGCACATATTCGAGCAGTGCCTGCCACAATGCATATCCGATGACCTCTCACGTTCAAGATTCTATCAGCAAAGCAAGGCTGGTCCCAAATTCGCTGCTGCACTGAATCCACAAGCAGACGAATATGTggacagcggcagcaatgaGAGTTTCAGCTCgtcacagcagctgcttgtgaAAGCGCTCATTTTGGAATTCGACTCGAATGTTGGCTATAGCACAATCTACAGCAACATTAAGCTCTTCTATGAGAGCGTCGAGAGTTGGTTTCAGCAAAAGCTAAGCACAGCGCCCTTGGAGTTGCGCGGTGGCTGGTTTATAAGCgacttaaaattttataaccTACAGGATACGCTCTCCCATGACACCATCGTCGCCATTGTGCTGGCCATGGCTGCTTCGCTAATAgtgctgctttgctttacgCTCAACTTgattatttctatatatgcCGTCATAACCGTCTCGTTGACTATATTCAATACGGTGGCGGTGCTGATACTGCTCGGCTGGCAACTGAATATACTGGAGAGCATAGCGGTATCGACGGCTATAGGCTTAGCTGTCGACTTTAGCCTGCACTATGGCATTCACTATCGCCTCTCACACGCCAAGGAACGGGTCGCCGCCACCCAATTTGTACTGTCCCGCATCATTGGACCTACGGTGATGGCAGCAGCCACGACTGGATTTGCGGGCGGTATTATGATGGCATCGAACATACTACCCTACATACAGATTGGTATATTCTTGGTTGTGGTCATGGTCACCAGCTGGCTGTATGCCACATTCTTTTTAATGAGCATGCTTAAGGTGGGCGGGCCGCAGTACGGTTTCATGCAATTGGGATTTCCCAAGCTGCGCAAACGTTGTACAGCCAAGCCTAGTAAATTCTATGAGCG AAAACCCAGCCAAATCATTGCAAGCGAACAACTGCTGACACCCACCAGCTCTGCCATTGTAGAGATGGTCAACTCTGAGACCCATGAACTGGCATCCCTTAACTCCAACAGCCAAATACGCACCATTTCGGGCACTGAGAGTGGACATGGACTTGCGTCGCTGCCCACAGACATTGAGCATTCATTTCAAACGGTCAACCACTGA
- the LOC108602345 gene encoding myosin-11 isoform X2, translating into MTQEADNYAFPNSTAGEVAQCVERLIQDTNEDLRNFRAEQSQLRAQISNVLGENRQLTNELGKYKHMMSSGSLEDVQERLQLTSDALSKALLQIESLRKDRRSLQSMHERSRRTIDHMETELNNYRTQLHLDNGEQLAQKYGKAIKTLEAKLTAQQEELRTQAELIKALHDHKQRSGEQILHLQTKLKERFYNKVAADENQDKMEGLQKQLRDYEKSLQYTRTLLDESSKREALAMRKVQDALNLSEAAVQEKAEAEKRSEAYKEEATQLATNIGSIMDEAAKRVDNEVAQLKIKLAEKDKTITALREKLKEESVQQKSMVQALETRNDRLAEKYKEALKQNEKLEAHMEACSKRLNDLERCAYNEIRKDEENQLKSKKEYEEQMENYLQAYKQLKAHYKDVVSDLTQKFESEFIRLEKEKAEILTEYELYKNGACGDYAAK; encoded by the exons GTGTGGAACGGCTAATTCAGGATACCAACGAGGATTTGCGAAACTTTCGTGCAGAGCAAAGTCAACTGCGTGCCCAAATTAGCAACGTTCTGGGTGAGAACCGCCAGTTGACCAACGAGTTGGGCAAGTATAAGCACATGATGAGTTCGGGTAGCCTGGAAGATGTGCAGGAGCGACTACAACTGACTAGCGATGCACTATCCAAGGCCTTACTGCAGATTGAATCGCTGCGCAAGGATCGACGCAGTCTGCAATCAATGCATGAACGATCACGACGCACTATTGATCACATGGAGACCGAGCTCAATAATTATCGCACACAACTGCATTTGGACAATGGTGAACAG CTTGCACAAAAATATGGCAAGGCCATAAAGACTTTGGAGGCAAAGTTGACCGCCCAGCAGGAGGAGCTACGCACACAGGCGGAACTCATCAAGGCTCTGCATGATCACAAACAGCGAAGCGGTGAACAGATTTTACACTTGCAAACTAAATTGAAGGAACGCTTTTATAAcaaagttgctgctgatgaaaATCAAGACAAGATGGAAGGTCTACAGAAGCAGCTTAGGGATTATGAGAAATCCTTACAATACACACGCACGCTGCTGGACGAGAGCAGCAAACGTGAAGCGCTAGCCATGCGTAAGGTGCAGGATGCCCTCAATCTTAGCGAGGCGGCTGTACAGGAAAAAGCAGAGGCAGAGAAACGCTCTGAAGCTTATAAAGAGGAGGCTACACAATTGGCGACCAATATTGGCAGCATCATGGACGAGGCCGCCAAGCGTGTAGATAATGAAGTCGCCCAGCTAAAGATTAAGTTGGCTGAGAAAGATAAGACTATTACAGCTCTGCGTGAAAAG CTAAAAGAGGAGTCAGTTCAGCAAAAATCTATGGTCCAAGCCTTAGAAACGCGCAATGATCGCTTGGCTGAAAAATACAAGGAAGccttaaaacaaaatgagaaACTTGAGGCCCATATGGAGGCCTGCTCTAAGCGTCTTAACGATCTAGAGCGTTGCGCTTATAATGAAATACGCAAGGACGAAGAGAATCAACTAAAGAG CAAAAAAGAGTATGAGGAACAGATGGAGAACTATCTACAGGCATACAAGCAATTGAAGGCACATTACAAGGATGTTGTCAGTGATTTGACACAGAAATTCGAAAGTGAGTTTATTCGTCTCGAAAAGGAGAAGGCTGAAATATTGACTGAATATGAATTATATAAGAACGGCGCATGTGGGGACTACGCTGCTAAGTAG
- the LOC108602345 gene encoding myosin-11 isoform X1 — MTQEADNYAFPKCAQRIHFPYKDSTKIPPACSSTAGEVAQCVERLIQDTNEDLRNFRAEQSQLRAQISNVLGENRQLTNELGKYKHMMSSGSLEDVQERLQLTSDALSKALLQIESLRKDRRSLQSMHERSRRTIDHMETELNNYRTQLHLDNGEQLAQKYGKAIKTLEAKLTAQQEELRTQAELIKALHDHKQRSGEQILHLQTKLKERFYNKVAADENQDKMEGLQKQLRDYEKSLQYTRTLLDESSKREALAMRKVQDALNLSEAAVQEKAEAEKRSEAYKEEATQLATNIGSIMDEAAKRVDNEVAQLKIKLAEKDKTITALREKLKEESVQQKSMVQALETRNDRLAEKYKEALKQNEKLEAHMEACSKRLNDLERCAYNEIRKDEENQLKSKKEYEEQMENYLQAYKQLKAHYKDVVSDLTQKFESEFIRLEKEKAEILTEYELYKNGACGDYAAK, encoded by the exons GTGTGGAACGGCTAATTCAGGATACCAACGAGGATTTGCGAAACTTTCGTGCAGAGCAAAGTCAACTGCGTGCCCAAATTAGCAACGTTCTGGGTGAGAACCGCCAGTTGACCAACGAGTTGGGCAAGTATAAGCACATGATGAGTTCGGGTAGCCTGGAAGATGTGCAGGAGCGACTACAACTGACTAGCGATGCACTATCCAAGGCCTTACTGCAGATTGAATCGCTGCGCAAGGATCGACGCAGTCTGCAATCAATGCATGAACGATCACGACGCACTATTGATCACATGGAGACCGAGCTCAATAATTATCGCACACAACTGCATTTGGACAATGGTGAACAG CTTGCACAAAAATATGGCAAGGCCATAAAGACTTTGGAGGCAAAGTTGACCGCCCAGCAGGAGGAGCTACGCACACAGGCGGAACTCATCAAGGCTCTGCATGATCACAAACAGCGAAGCGGTGAACAGATTTTACACTTGCAAACTAAATTGAAGGAACGCTTTTATAAcaaagttgctgctgatgaaaATCAAGACAAGATGGAAGGTCTACAGAAGCAGCTTAGGGATTATGAGAAATCCTTACAATACACACGCACGCTGCTGGACGAGAGCAGCAAACGTGAAGCGCTAGCCATGCGTAAGGTGCAGGATGCCCTCAATCTTAGCGAGGCGGCTGTACAGGAAAAAGCAGAGGCAGAGAAACGCTCTGAAGCTTATAAAGAGGAGGCTACACAATTGGCGACCAATATTGGCAGCATCATGGACGAGGCCGCCAAGCGTGTAGATAATGAAGTCGCCCAGCTAAAGATTAAGTTGGCTGAGAAAGATAAGACTATTACAGCTCTGCGTGAAAAG CTAAAAGAGGAGTCAGTTCAGCAAAAATCTATGGTCCAAGCCTTAGAAACGCGCAATGATCGCTTGGCTGAAAAATACAAGGAAGccttaaaacaaaatgagaaACTTGAGGCCCATATGGAGGCCTGCTCTAAGCGTCTTAACGATCTAGAGCGTTGCGCTTATAATGAAATACGCAAGGACGAAGAGAATCAACTAAAGAG CAAAAAAGAGTATGAGGAACAGATGGAGAACTATCTACAGGCATACAAGCAATTGAAGGCACATTACAAGGATGTTGTCAGTGATTTGACACAGAAATTCGAAAGTGAGTTTATTCGTCTCGAAAAGGAGAAGGCTGAAATATTGACTGAATATGAATTATATAAGAACGGCGCATGTGGGGACTACGCTGCTAAGTAG
- the LOC108602350 gene encoding uncharacterized protein LOC108602350: MATESPSLTRSQRLAAVDVKDLLPKCIAKRTVTQVDYVNHMAGGKKIRAEKKIKYQTDPALISGHYANNLKVNDLQQRTRTWPYAMHCREEYRQFLRRTKWCNEEIYKLFFECPPVRYDQIEDFLRDMQRTIYGSDYSPNDYESLLSQKRADVNKRSTASQPNDYLTTYQNSYNIVQEVERFREAIYKKRLPKDMTIEEFEKNMRKLFRKYGLTTYYEEVCLPALLTAKDGIMPAGPIDRYTLRRI; the protein is encoded by the coding sequence ATGGCTACAGAATCACCATCGCTAACACGCAGTCAGCGCTTGGCTGCTGTGGACGTCAAGGATCTGCTGCCAAAATGCATTGCAAAAAGGACAGTTACACAGGTGGACTATGTAAACCACATGGCGGGGGGTAAAAAAATAAGAGCCGAGAAGAAGATTAAATATCAAACGGATCCAGCGCTTATATCTGGCCACTATGCCAACAATCTCAAGGTGAATGATTTGCAGCAAAGGACTCGCACTTGGCCGTATGCCATGCACTGTCGTGAGGAGTATCGACAGTTTTTGAGACGTACCAAATGGTGCAACGAGGAAATCTACAAACTCTTTTTTGAATGTCCCCCAGTGAGATATGATCAAATAGAGGATTTCCTTAGGGATATGCAGCGAACAATTTATGGCTCTGATTATTCACCCAATGATTACGAATCATTGCTTAGCCAAAAGCGCGCAGATGTGAACAAACGCTCAACGGCATCACAGCCGAATGACTATCTTACCACATATCAAAATTCGTATAACATTGTCCAAGAGGTGGAACGTTTCCGTGAGGCTATTTACAAAAAGAGACTGCCCAAGGACATGACCATAGAAGAGTTTGAAAAGAATATGCGTAAGCTGTTCCGCAAATATGGCCTGACCACGTATTACGAGGAAGTCTGCTTGCCAGCACTGCTTACAGCCAAGGATGGCATAATGCCAGCTGGTCCCATTGATCGCTATACACTGCGCAGAATTTAG
- the LOC108602349 gene encoding vacuolar-sorting protein SNF8: MRRRVGLGAIQQQKLAAEKYRDKGADIQESQLEQMTKQMEVFRVKLEEFAMKHKDDIRKNAQFRKQFQEMCAAIGVDPLATGKGFWSVLGMGDFYYELSVQVVEVCLAANHKTGGLMELDELRRRLIAARGQSAVHQEITKEDILMAAKKLSIFGNGFVVHKLGKGKYMVQSIPGELSMEETNILNAASNTEQGCVTKDQLINDLSWTDYRAQQALDKVLGEGLCWIDSQPGNDTSYWFPSLFPGRNTQIATA; the protein is encoded by the exons ATGCGGCGTCGTGTTGGTCTGGGTGCTAttcagcaacaaaagttggcTGCTGAGAAATATAGGGACAAGGGTGCTGATATACAAGAATCTCAGCTGGAGCAGATGACTAAGCAAATGGAAGTTTTTCGAGTCAAGCTGGAGGAGTTTGCCATGAAACACAAAGATGACATACGCAAGAACGCACAGTTTCGTAAGCAGTTTCAGGAAATGTGCGCAGCCATCGGTGTGGATCCACTGGCCACAGGAAAAGGTTTCTGGAGCGTGCTGGGCATGGGCGATTTTTATTACGAGCTTAGCGTCCAGGTAGTAGAGGTGTGTTTAGCAGCAAATCACAAAACTGGCGGACTTATGGAACTTGACGAACTGCGAAGAAGACTAATTGCTGCACGTGGCCAAAGTGCAGTGCATCAAGAGATAACAAAGGAGGACATACTAATGGCCGCTAAGAAGCTAAGCATCTTTGGCAATGG cTTTGTTGTTCACAAATTGGGCAAGGGCAAGTATATGGTGCAATCGATACCTGGTGAGCTTAGCATGGAGGAAACCAATATTCTTAATGCGGCATCGAACACAGAACAAGGATGTGTCACAAAGGATCAgttaataaatgatttaagtTGGACGGATTATCGCGCTCAGCAAGCTCTGGATAAAGTGTTGGGCGAAGGGCTCTGCTGGATTGACAGTCAACCTGGAAACGATACAAGTTACTGGTTTCCAAGTCTGTTTCCTGGTCGTAATACACAAATCGCTACTGCTTAG